Proteins encoded by one window of Ramlibacter tataouinensis:
- a CDS encoding hydroxyacid dehydrogenase, giving the protein MPGRIVISEFMDEAAVSALRETFEVLYASDLVERPAELAEALRDADALIVRNRTRVNGELLASAGRLVAVGRLGVGLDNIDQAYCAGRGIAVLPAVGANASAVAEYVVGLAMALLRGFLFSSHQVASGEWPRARLACGREIAGKTLGLVGYGSVGQRVGELARAVGMRVMAFDPVLPPAHPAWRGATRCEELDDLFRAADVVSLHVPYTPQNASLVDERRLGLMKTGAVLVNTARGGIVDEAALARALRSGALAGAAVDVFENEPLPAGSALAGVPNLFLTPHIAGVTHESNERVSALIAQRIAEILRPT; this is encoded by the coding sequence ATGCCCGGGCGCATCGTCATCTCGGAATTCATGGACGAGGCAGCGGTCTCGGCACTGCGCGAAACCTTCGAGGTCCTCTACGCCTCCGACCTGGTGGAGCGGCCGGCCGAGCTCGCCGAGGCGCTGCGCGATGCCGACGCGTTGATCGTGCGCAACCGGACGCGGGTGAATGGCGAGCTGCTGGCCAGCGCGGGCCGCCTCGTTGCGGTCGGGCGGCTCGGGGTCGGCCTGGACAACATCGACCAGGCGTATTGCGCAGGCCGCGGCATCGCCGTGCTTCCCGCCGTCGGCGCCAACGCCTCGGCCGTAGCCGAGTACGTGGTCGGCCTGGCCATGGCCCTGCTGCGCGGCTTCCTGTTCTCCTCCCACCAAGTGGCTTCGGGCGAATGGCCGCGTGCCCGGCTTGCCTGCGGACGCGAGATCGCCGGCAAGACGCTGGGACTGGTGGGCTATGGCTCCGTGGGTCAGCGCGTAGGCGAGCTGGCGCGGGCGGTGGGCATGCGTGTGATGGCCTTCGACCCCGTGCTGCCGCCAGCGCACCCCGCGTGGCGCGGCGCGACGCGCTGCGAAGAGCTGGACGACCTGTTTCGCGCAGCGGACGTCGTGAGCCTGCACGTTCCCTACACGCCGCAGAACGCCAGCCTGGTGGACGAGCGGCGACTGGGCCTGATGAAGACGGGCGCCGTGCTGGTGAACACCGCGCGCGGAGGCATCGTCGATGAGGCCGCGCTGGCCAGGGCGTTGCGGTCCGGGGCGCTCGCCGGTGCCGCCGTGGATGTGTTTGAAAACGAGCCGCTGCCGGCCGGATCCGCGCTGGCCGGTGTCCCCAACCTGTTCCTGACGCCGCACATCGCGGGCGTCACGCACGAATCGAACGAGCGCGTATCGGCCCTGATCGCGCAGCGTATCGCCGAAATCCTCCGCCCGACGTGA
- a CDS encoding high-potential iron-sulfur protein, producing the protein MAVGSGAQAQQKLDPKDPQATALGYVEDTTQADSKKFPKHANDQKCDGCQLYSGAANAKEGPCALFGGKLVTANGWCSSWVKKP; encoded by the coding sequence GTGGCAGTCGGAAGCGGTGCACAGGCCCAGCAGAAGCTCGACCCCAAGGACCCGCAGGCCACCGCCCTCGGCTACGTGGAAGACACCACCCAGGCCGACAGCAAGAAATTCCCCAAGCACGCCAACGACCAGAAGTGCGACGGCTGCCAGCTGTACTCGGGGGCCGCCAACGCCAAGGAAGGCCCGTGCGCGTTGTTCGGCGGCAAGCTGGTCACGGCCAACGGCTGGTGCAGTTCCTGGGTCAAGAAGCCCTGA
- a CDS encoding GntR family transcriptional regulator translates to MTSHISVFQKSRVPLYLQVAHLMRQKIERQEWPVDAQIPTLNELEREFQVSRITLRESLARLEEEGLIRRTRGRGTFVMKDLSQQRWFKLATSFEELVRTVSELKIRLIAIDEDDHPLVPHFAAGEVAGPYRRLRRVHYRDDRPYCLIEIYLAQDVFALDPRGFSGSPVIPKLAALPQVRIAAARQIMRVTVSDEDTAEHLDIGVADPIADVCRSLQDAQGRIVYYAHIQYPAQMIQVELDLFAGQHQPSPPASKKR, encoded by the coding sequence GTGACCAGCCACATTTCAGTGTTCCAGAAGAGCCGGGTTCCCCTGTACCTTCAGGTGGCCCACCTGATGCGCCAGAAGATCGAGCGCCAGGAGTGGCCGGTGGACGCGCAGATCCCGACGCTCAACGAGCTGGAGCGGGAATTCCAGGTTTCCAGGATCACCCTGCGCGAGTCGCTCGCGCGCCTGGAGGAGGAGGGCTTGATCCGGCGCACCCGCGGGCGCGGCACGTTCGTCATGAAAGACTTGTCCCAGCAGCGCTGGTTCAAGTTGGCGACCAGCTTCGAAGAGCTGGTACGCACCGTGTCGGAGCTGAAGATCCGGCTGATCGCCATCGACGAGGACGACCATCCGCTGGTGCCGCATTTCGCCGCGGGCGAGGTCGCAGGGCCCTACCGCCGGCTGCGCCGGGTGCACTACCGCGATGATCGTCCGTACTGCCTGATCGAGATCTACCTGGCGCAGGATGTCTTCGCGCTGGATCCGCGGGGCTTCAGCGGCTCACCCGTCATCCCGAAGCTGGCCGCGCTGCCCCAGGTGCGCATCGCGGCCGCACGCCAGATCATGCGGGTCACCGTTTCCGACGAGGACACGGCGGAGCACCTGGACATCGGCGTGGCCGACCCCATCGCCGACGTGTGCCGCTCGCTGCAGGACGCGCAGGGGCGCATCGTCTACTACGCGCACATCCAGTACCCCGCGCAGATGATCCAGGTGGAGCTGGACCTGTTTGCCGGACAACATCAACCCAGCCCGCCCGCCAGCAAGAAGCGATGA
- a CDS encoding GspE/PulE family protein translates to MIDNAMRLATGTADATSSLSWPAPHHFRLIDAGPAGEPERALLTFAHGDKLLGTVLAIDFEQQQLQFRPEQGPLRQLGFADFRSLFLSRSVELEPVPLQAPPGAVLTRSKRAKRACTVQLKDGAELKVDVAAVLPRRAGLFLYVVNYADAVLRWFVPAQALVHYHVGGQAGPTPLESAQLHAGPAANVAEFFARGNESREQVEQAMQRRKLASRDLGDVLVQEGLISPQQRDAAIARQEAEGRPLHELLGEMGAVSREVIRQAMVSQLGVPAVQLARFPFEANALRAITPELARKHRAMPLFSSAKRIAVALENPLSWEALRELEFFTGLKVDPCLAAPAELDAAIEEYYGDARAAGEKVGELLRELGADDETAAAAASREPVTESDNTLVRLVNKMIVDAYDQGASDIHIETRGDDRPSRVRFRQDGVLAPYIEVPPNFRAAFIARIKIMAELDIAERRRPQDGRIVFHHFGPRQIELRVLTIPTARGAEDVVMRILAAPRVMSLDKLALPPRELARLKEGASRSYGLLLVCGPTGSGKTTTLHALLAHINTPERKIWTVEDPVEITQEGLCQVQVNAKLGLTFPAVLRSFLRADPDVIMVGETRDAETARTVTAAALTGHLVLSTMHTNSAVESVVRLVDLEVDPFNFSDALVAVVGQRLVRRLCQCKRPYAANREEIQALAHESCRETGQDPSELAARWRTRYGDADGAITLHAAQGCPDCDHSGYKGRLGVYELLVNSPAIKKAIQRRAGAGELLQLAVQEGMATLEQDAIAKILQGHLDFKQVLASCR, encoded by the coding sequence ATGATCGACAACGCGATGCGTCTTGCGACCGGGACGGCCGACGCGACTTCCAGCCTGTCCTGGCCTGCGCCCCACCACTTCCGCCTGATCGACGCCGGCCCGGCCGGCGAGCCGGAGCGAGCGCTCCTGACCTTCGCCCACGGCGACAAGCTGCTGGGCACCGTGCTGGCCATCGACTTCGAGCAGCAGCAGCTGCAGTTCCGGCCCGAGCAGGGCCCGCTGCGGCAACTCGGGTTCGCCGATTTCCGCAGCCTGTTCCTCTCGCGCTCGGTGGAACTCGAGCCGGTGCCCCTGCAGGCCCCGCCGGGGGCCGTGCTGACGCGATCCAAGCGCGCCAAGCGCGCCTGTACCGTGCAGCTGAAGGACGGCGCGGAACTGAAGGTGGACGTGGCCGCCGTGCTGCCCCGGCGCGCCGGCCTGTTTCTCTATGTCGTCAATTACGCCGACGCGGTGCTGCGCTGGTTCGTGCCGGCGCAGGCGCTCGTCCACTACCACGTGGGCGGCCAGGCCGGCCCCACGCCGCTGGAATCGGCGCAGCTGCACGCCGGGCCCGCCGCCAACGTCGCCGAGTTCTTCGCGCGAGGCAACGAGAGCCGCGAGCAGGTGGAGCAGGCGATGCAGCGGCGCAAGCTCGCCTCCCGCGACCTGGGCGACGTGCTGGTGCAGGAGGGCCTGATCTCCCCGCAGCAGCGCGACGCGGCGATTGCACGGCAGGAGGCCGAGGGGCGCCCGCTGCACGAGCTGCTGGGCGAGATGGGCGCCGTCAGCCGGGAGGTGATCCGGCAGGCCATGGTCAGCCAGCTGGGCGTGCCCGCCGTGCAGCTCGCGCGCTTCCCGTTCGAGGCGAACGCACTGCGGGCGATCACGCCGGAGCTGGCGCGCAAGCACCGCGCCATGCCCCTGTTCAGCAGCGCCAAGCGCATCGCGGTGGCGCTGGAGAACCCGCTGTCCTGGGAGGCGCTGCGCGAGCTGGAGTTCTTCACGGGGCTCAAGGTCGACCCCTGCCTGGCCGCGCCGGCCGAGCTGGACGCCGCCATCGAGGAGTACTACGGCGACGCCCGGGCCGCCGGCGAGAAGGTGGGCGAGCTGTTGCGGGAGCTCGGCGCCGACGACGAGACTGCGGCGGCCGCGGCTTCGCGCGAGCCCGTCACGGAATCGGACAACACGCTGGTGCGCCTGGTCAACAAGATGATCGTGGACGCCTACGACCAGGGCGCCTCGGACATCCACATCGAGACGCGCGGTGACGACCGGCCCAGCCGGGTGCGCTTCCGCCAGGACGGCGTGCTGGCGCCCTACATCGAGGTGCCGCCGAACTTCCGCGCCGCCTTCATCGCCCGCATCAAGATCATGGCGGAGCTGGACATCGCCGAGCGCCGCCGGCCGCAGGACGGCCGCATCGTGTTCCACCACTTCGGCCCGCGCCAGATCGAGCTGCGCGTGCTCACCATCCCGACCGCGCGCGGCGCGGAGGACGTGGTGATGCGCATCCTGGCGGCGCCGCGGGTGATGTCGCTGGACAAGCTGGCGCTGCCGCCGCGCGAGCTGGCCCGGCTGAAGGAAGGCGCGAGCCGTTCCTACGGCCTGCTGCTGGTGTGCGGCCCCACCGGTTCCGGCAAGACCACCACGCTGCACGCGCTGCTGGCGCACATCAACACGCCCGAGCGCAAGATCTGGACGGTGGAGGATCCGGTGGAGATCACGCAGGAAGGCCTGTGCCAGGTGCAGGTCAACGCCAAGCTCGGCCTGACCTTCCCGGCGGTGCTGCGCAGCTTCCTGCGGGCCGACCCGGACGTGATCATGGTGGGCGAGACGCGCGACGCGGAAACCGCGCGCACCGTGACGGCCGCCGCGCTCACCGGGCACCTGGTGCTGTCCACCATGCACACCAACAGCGCGGTGGAGAGCGTGGTCCGGCTGGTGGACCTGGAGGTGGATCCCTTCAACTTCTCCGACGCTCTGGTGGCAGTGGTCGGCCAGCGGCTCGTGCGGCGGCTGTGCCAGTGCAAGCGGCCCTATGCCGCGAACCGCGAGGAAATCCAGGCGCTGGCGCACGAGAGTTGCCGCGAGACCGGCCAGGATCCGTCGGAGCTGGCCGCGCGCTGGCGCACCCGCTACGGCGATGCCGATGGCGCGATCACGCTGCACGCGGCGCAGGGCTGCCCGGACTGCGACCACAGCGGCTACAAGGGTCGCCTGGGCGTGTACGAGCTGCTGGTGAACTCGCCGGCGATCAAGAAGGCCATCCAGCGCCGCGCCGGCGCGGGCGAGCTGCTGCAGCTGGCGGTGCAGGAGGGCATGGCGACCCTGGAGCAGGATGCGATCGCCAAGATCCTGCAGGGCCACCTCGATTTCAAGCAGGTGCTCGCCAGCTGCCGCTGA
- a CDS encoding Bug family tripartite tricarboxylate transporter substrate binding protein, producing MKAWKLLAACVAVLGCVAGASAQEWPQKPVKIVVPYPAGAGVDPVARLVGQKLADRWKQNVIVDNKPGGSGTIGATSVARAPADGLTIMMSATAEVVINQFIMEKMQYDPETDLVPVTLAVRLPFILVTHPSSPYSSVAELVAFAKKNPGKVTYASSGPGTPQHLAAVLLEQLGGVQLVHVPYKGVAPSITDLLANHVSIGFAGLPAGLPHVQKGALKPLAVSSKVSSPAAPQVPPVAATPGLEQFELNQWFGIWVPKGTPEPIVAQIQRDIAAVLQMPEVKDTLEKQGAQPSGMPTAEFAKFVRGERKKFEAIVKHAKLD from the coding sequence ATGAAAGCATGGAAGTTGCTCGCCGCCTGCGTTGCGGTCCTCGGTTGCGTGGCCGGCGCGAGTGCGCAGGAGTGGCCGCAGAAACCGGTGAAGATCGTGGTGCCCTACCCGGCGGGCGCCGGCGTCGACCCGGTGGCGCGCCTGGTGGGCCAGAAGCTCGCCGATCGCTGGAAGCAGAACGTGATCGTGGACAACAAGCCGGGCGGCAGCGGCACGATCGGCGCGACCTCCGTCGCGCGTGCGCCAGCGGACGGGCTGACCATCATGATGTCGGCCACGGCCGAAGTGGTGATCAACCAGTTCATCATGGAAAAGATGCAGTACGACCCGGAGACCGACCTGGTACCGGTCACGCTCGCGGTGCGGCTGCCATTCATCCTGGTCACGCACCCGTCCAGCCCGTACTCCAGCGTCGCCGAACTGGTGGCGTTCGCGAAGAAGAACCCGGGCAAGGTGACCTACGCGTCCTCCGGACCGGGGACGCCCCAGCACCTGGCCGCCGTGCTGCTGGAGCAACTGGGCGGCGTGCAGTTGGTGCACGTGCCGTACAAGGGGGTCGCACCGTCGATCACCGACCTGCTGGCCAACCACGTATCGATCGGCTTCGCCGGACTTCCCGCGGGGCTGCCCCACGTGCAGAAGGGTGCGCTGAAGCCGCTGGCCGTGTCGTCCAAGGTATCGTCGCCCGCGGCGCCCCAGGTGCCGCCGGTTGCTGCCACCCCTGGGCTGGAGCAGTTCGAACTGAACCAGTGGTTCGGCATCTGGGTTCCCAAGGGGACGCCGGAGCCCATCGTCGCCCAGATCCAGCGTGACATCGCCGCGGTGCTGCAGATGCCGGAGGTCAAGGACACGCTCGAGAAGCAGGGCGCGCAGCCGAGCGGCATGCCGACAGCGGAGTTCGCCAAGTTCGTCCGGGGCGAGCGCAAGAAGTTTGAGGCGATCGTCAAGCACGCCAAGCTCGATTAG
- a CDS encoding mandelate racemase/muconate lactonizing enzyme family protein → MTNLPGHAPSLPAPVRLARLQAFVFRVPIDEPVQTSFGIMHDRPAVLVRAEDGDGAVGWGEIWCNFPSVGAEHRARLLESAVAPIFLEREWVSPEEAFREATRRLHILGLQCGEPGTVAQAIAGADMALWDLAGRRLGQPLWRLFGGTSRIATYASGLSPTHPEKLAAAKRDEGFRAFKLKVGFGAERDLANLRALRELLGPDATLMVDANQAWSLEESIGMSRRIAEFRLQWLEEPLAADRPSSEWMRLAAESPLPLAAGENMRGASQFAEALASKAFAVVQPDLGKWGGFSGCLPVARDVLAAGRMFCPHWLGGGIGLVASMHLKAAVGGAGYVEVDSNFNPLRELLGAPHPRVVEGVVTLSEEPGLGVAPDMDALRGFRVGHQWQ, encoded by the coding sequence ATGACCAACCTTCCGGGCCACGCGCCCAGCCTCCCTGCACCCGTCCGGCTTGCCAGGCTGCAAGCTTTCGTCTTCCGGGTGCCGATCGACGAGCCCGTCCAGACCTCCTTCGGCATCATGCATGACCGGCCCGCGGTGCTGGTTCGGGCCGAGGACGGCGATGGTGCGGTGGGCTGGGGCGAGATCTGGTGCAACTTCCCCAGCGTGGGTGCCGAGCACCGCGCGCGCCTGCTCGAGTCCGCTGTCGCGCCCATCTTCCTGGAACGTGAATGGGTCTCGCCCGAGGAGGCGTTCCGTGAGGCGACACGTCGCCTGCACATCCTCGGCCTCCAATGCGGCGAGCCGGGTACCGTGGCCCAGGCCATTGCCGGTGCCGACATGGCGCTGTGGGACCTGGCAGGCCGGCGGCTGGGCCAGCCGTTGTGGCGCCTGTTCGGCGGCACCAGCAGAATCGCGACTTATGCGTCGGGGCTGAGCCCGACGCACCCCGAAAAGCTCGCCGCGGCCAAGCGGGACGAAGGCTTCCGTGCTTTCAAGCTCAAGGTCGGCTTCGGGGCCGAGCGCGACCTCGCGAACCTGCGGGCGTTGCGCGAGCTGTTGGGCCCCGATGCAACGCTGATGGTCGACGCCAACCAGGCCTGGAGTCTGGAGGAGTCCATCGGGATGAGCCGCCGCATCGCGGAGTTCCGGCTGCAGTGGCTGGAAGAACCGCTGGCGGCTGACCGGCCGTCGTCCGAATGGATGCGGCTCGCCGCCGAATCCCCGCTGCCGCTCGCGGCCGGAGAGAACATGCGCGGCGCCAGCCAGTTCGCCGAAGCGCTGGCCAGCAAGGCGTTCGCCGTGGTGCAGCCGGATCTGGGCAAGTGGGGCGGATTCAGCGGCTGCCTGCCCGTGGCGCGCGACGTGCTGGCAGCCGGCCGCATGTTCTGCCCGCATTGGCTGGGTGGAGGCATCGGTCTGGTGGCCTCCATGCACCTGAAGGCCGCCGTGGGCGGCGCGGGTTACGTGGAAGTGGACTCCAACTTCAATCCGCTGCGCGAGCTGCTGGGCGCACCGCACCCGCGGGTGGTCGAGGGCGTGGTCACACTTTCGGAGGAACCGGGCCTCGGTGTCGCCCCCGACATGGACGCGCTCCGCGGATTCCGCGTGGGCCACCAGTGGCAATGA
- a CDS encoding DEAD/DEAH box helicase, which yields MASSLPFHPAVSSWLEDRFGQPTDVQARAWAVTSRGRHALVAAPTGSGKTLAAFLSAIDERVREGLAGGLADEVCVLYVSPLKALSNDIRKNLQEPLAGIRERLATMGLPDVGIRAAVRTGDTPAAERERMRRQPPHILVTTPESLYILLGSDSGRAMLASVRSVIVDELHAVAGSKRGAHLMLSLERLQALCARPPVRIGLSATVKPLDDMARFLVGQRDEAVKIIDAGHVRERDLAIEVPRSPLGAVMANEVWDEVYDRLAGLVHEHRTTLVFVNQRRTAERVARHLAERVGEAHVTAHHGSLAREHRLQAEQRLKQGALKALVATSSLELGIDIGDIDLVCQLGSPRGLNPLLQRVGRAGHAIGAVPKGRLFPLSLDDLLECVALLDAVERGELDRIRVPDKPLDALAQHIVAETACREWPLDALHACLRRAQPYRALALHEFEQVVQMLADGYSTRRGRRGAYLHYDAVHRMLRPRRGARLAAVTNAGVIPDQFDYEVVLQPEGHRVGTLNEDFAFESLAGDIFQLGNASYRIAKVETGKVLVEDARGQPPTMPFWLGEALGRSDELCDAVSRLLDAADTLLGSEGAAACATWLQQGLRLAEPAARQLALYLAHARAALGALPSHRRIVLERFFDEVGDTHLVIHSPHGSRINKAWGLALRKRMCRKFNFELQASALEDSIVLSLGPTHSFALEEVPHWLKSSSARDVLVQALLDAPMFGTRWRWNATASLAVRRMNGGRKVPPQFQRSDAQDLLSVVFPDQIACAENLPGEREIPDHPLVAQTLKDCLQDSMDADGFVALLARIESGEVEVVTRDLASPSPLAQAILNARPYAFLDGGAAEERRTRTVRTQPIAELQTADDVGRLDPQAIARVREEAWPAIGNAEELHDALVVHGFLAPAEAPHPAWLGELAQQRRAARLRTPGGRELLVAAERLHELRAVVPDAALAPAIAPVSGERPAFEDALREILRGRLELSGPATAETLGAPLGLSGDAVLATLVALEAEGAVMRGAFTAPGAAEWCDRRLLARIHRLTRDRRRAEFQPVPPAQFMRFLFRWHQLAGSGGDECRQGEAGLADVLRQLEGCAAPASAWEEDLLPLRLSDYQPSMLDKLCAVGRVAWWRSVEAGDPAGRKSGPIRGTPVLLCEREAMVHWQQAAGAAPTDEETLSGRARLVLALLREHGASFIADLQRDAHLLGAQAEEALAELVAHGRVSSDSFAGLRALVMPADKRNKLRRRHRDPIDDAGRWSLTRRQRPHEPAPGALAAPHVEHVARVLLRRYGVVFRKLLEREEGLPPWRELYYVLRRLEARGEVHGGRFVSGFSGEQFALPAAAAALRTAAKSPGHERVALSAVDPLNLAGILTPGEKVPRLPGNRLLFEGGVPIATQSGGEIRFLQELVPSQQWELRNLLIRRQNPASYVVPPGGTSAKHSEPRDATAIDSPRH from the coding sequence ATGGCTTCGTCATTGCCCTTCCACCCGGCTGTTTCCAGCTGGCTGGAAGACCGCTTCGGGCAACCCACCGATGTCCAGGCCCGGGCGTGGGCGGTCACCTCGCGCGGGCGCCATGCGCTGGTCGCCGCGCCCACCGGATCGGGCAAGACGCTCGCCGCCTTCCTGTCCGCCATCGACGAACGGGTCCGCGAGGGCCTGGCCGGCGGACTTGCGGACGAGGTGTGCGTGCTCTACGTGTCGCCGCTGAAGGCGCTGTCCAACGACATCCGCAAGAACCTGCAGGAGCCGCTGGCCGGCATCCGCGAGCGGCTGGCCACGATGGGCTTGCCCGACGTCGGCATCCGCGCGGCGGTGCGCACCGGCGACACGCCGGCGGCCGAGCGCGAGCGCATGCGCCGCCAGCCGCCGCACATCCTGGTGACGACGCCCGAATCGCTGTACATCCTGCTGGGCTCGGACTCCGGCCGGGCGATGCTCGCTTCGGTCCGCAGCGTGATCGTCGACGAGCTGCATGCCGTGGCCGGCAGCAAGCGCGGCGCGCACCTGATGCTGTCGCTGGAGCGGCTGCAAGCGCTGTGCGCGCGCCCGCCGGTGCGCATCGGACTGTCCGCCACCGTCAAGCCGCTGGACGACATGGCGCGCTTCCTGGTCGGGCAGCGCGACGAGGCTGTCAAGATCATCGATGCCGGCCACGTGCGCGAGCGCGACCTTGCGATCGAGGTGCCCCGCTCGCCCCTGGGCGCCGTGATGGCCAACGAGGTTTGGGACGAGGTGTACGACCGGCTGGCCGGCCTCGTGCACGAGCACCGCACCACGCTCGTCTTCGTCAACCAGCGCCGCACCGCCGAACGCGTGGCGCGCCACTTGGCCGAGCGCGTGGGCGAGGCGCATGTCACCGCGCACCACGGCAGCCTGGCGCGCGAGCACCGGCTGCAGGCCGAACAGCGGCTCAAGCAGGGCGCGCTCAAGGCGCTGGTGGCGACCAGCTCGCTGGAGCTGGGCATCGACATCGGCGACATCGACCTGGTCTGCCAGCTCGGCTCGCCGCGCGGCCTCAATCCCCTGCTGCAGCGGGTCGGCCGGGCCGGCCATGCCATCGGCGCGGTGCCCAAGGGCCGGCTGTTCCCGCTGTCCCTCGACGACCTGCTGGAATGCGTCGCGCTGCTCGATGCGGTGGAGCGCGGCGAGCTGGACCGCATCCGCGTTCCCGACAAGCCGCTGGACGCGCTGGCGCAGCACATCGTCGCCGAGACGGCCTGCCGCGAGTGGCCGCTCGATGCCCTGCACGCCTGCCTGCGCCGCGCGCAGCCTTACCGGGCGCTCGCCCTGCACGAGTTCGAGCAGGTCGTGCAGATGCTGGCGGACGGCTACAGCACCCGCCGCGGCCGGCGCGGCGCCTACCTGCACTACGACGCCGTCCATCGCATGCTGCGGCCACGCCGCGGCGCCCGGCTGGCCGCCGTCACCAATGCGGGCGTGATCCCCGACCAGTTCGACTACGAGGTGGTGCTGCAGCCCGAAGGCCACCGCGTCGGCACGCTCAACGAGGATTTCGCCTTCGAGAGCCTGGCCGGCGACATCTTCCAGCTGGGCAATGCGTCGTACCGCATCGCCAAGGTGGAAACCGGCAAGGTGCTGGTGGAGGACGCCCGCGGGCAGCCGCCGACGATGCCGTTCTGGCTCGGCGAGGCGTTGGGCCGCAGCGACGAGCTGTGCGATGCGGTCTCGCGGCTGCTGGACGCCGCCGACACGCTGCTGGGAAGCGAAGGCGCGGCGGCCTGCGCCACGTGGCTGCAGCAGGGCCTGCGCCTGGCCGAACCGGCGGCCCGGCAGCTGGCACTGTACCTGGCCCATGCCAGGGCAGCCCTGGGCGCGCTGCCCAGCCACCGGCGCATCGTGCTCGAGCGCTTCTTCGACGAGGTCGGCGACACGCACCTGGTGATCCACTCCCCCCATGGCTCTCGCATCAACAAGGCCTGGGGGCTGGCACTGCGCAAGCGCATGTGCCGCAAGTTCAATTTCGAGCTGCAGGCCAGCGCGCTGGAAGACAGCATCGTGCTGTCGCTGGGACCCACCCACAGCTTTGCGCTGGAGGAGGTGCCGCACTGGCTGAAGTCATCCAGTGCGCGCGACGTGCTGGTGCAGGCGCTGCTGGACGCGCCGATGTTCGGCACGCGCTGGCGCTGGAACGCCACGGCGTCCCTGGCCGTGCGCCGCATGAACGGCGGCCGCAAGGTGCCGCCGCAGTTCCAGCGCTCCGATGCGCAGGACCTGCTGAGCGTCGTGTTCCCGGACCAGATCGCGTGCGCCGAGAACCTGCCCGGCGAACGCGAGATCCCGGACCATCCGCTGGTGGCGCAGACGCTGAAGGACTGCCTGCAGGACAGCATGGACGCCGACGGCTTCGTGGCGCTGCTGGCGCGCATCGAGTCGGGCGAAGTGGAGGTGGTGACGCGCGACCTGGCGTCGCCCTCGCCGCTGGCGCAGGCCATCCTGAACGCCCGTCCCTACGCTTTCCTCGACGGCGGCGCGGCGGAGGAGCGGCGCACCCGGACGGTCCGCACCCAGCCCATCGCGGAGCTGCAGACCGCGGACGACGTCGGGCGGCTCGACCCGCAGGCGATCGCCCGGGTGCGCGAGGAGGCCTGGCCCGCGATCGGCAACGCCGAGGAGCTGCACGACGCGCTGGTGGTGCACGGCTTTCTGGCGCCGGCGGAAGCGCCCCATCCCGCGTGGCTCGGCGAGCTGGCGCAGCAACGCCGCGCGGCGCGGTTGCGCACGCCCGGCGGCCGCGAGCTGCTGGTGGCGGCCGAGCGCCTGCACGAGCTGCGGGCGGTCGTTCCCGATGCGGCGCTGGCCCCGGCGATCGCCCCGGTCTCCGGGGAACGTCCGGCTTTCGAGGACGCCTTGCGCGAAATCCTGCGCGGACGCCTGGAGCTGTCCGGCCCCGCCACCGCGGAAACGCTCGGCGCGCCGCTGGGTCTTTCCGGGGACGCGGTGCTGGCTACGCTGGTGGCGCTGGAAGCCGAAGGCGCCGTGATGCGCGGCGCGTTCACGGCCCCCGGTGCGGCCGAATGGTGCGACCGCCGGCTGCTGGCCCGCATCCACCGCCTGACGCGCGACCGGCGGCGCGCCGAATTCCAGCCCGTGCCGCCGGCGCAATTCATGCGCTTCCTGTTCCGCTGGCACCAGCTGGCCGGCAGCGGAGGCGACGAGTGCCGGCAGGGCGAAGCCGGGCTGGCCGACGTGCTGCGGCAACTGGAAGGCTGCGCCGCCCCGGCTTCGGCCTGGGAGGAGGACCTGCTGCCGTTGCGCCTGTCCGACTACCAGCCGTCCATGCTGGACAAGCTGTGTGCCGTGGGCCGCGTCGCATGGTGGCGATCCGTGGAAGCCGGGGACCCGGCGGGCCGCAAGTCGGGGCCGATCCGTGGCACGCCGGTCCTCCTGTGCGAGCGCGAGGCGATGGTGCATTGGCAGCAGGCGGCCGGCGCGGCGCCAACGGACGAGGAGACGCTGTCGGGCCGCGCCCGGCTCGTGCTCGCGCTGCTGCGCGAACACGGCGCCAGCTTCATCGCCGACCTGCAGCGCGACGCGCACCTGCTCGGCGCCCAGGCCGAGGAGGCGCTGGCCGAGCTGGTCGCGCACGGGCGGGTCTCCAGCGATTCGTTCGCCGGCCTGCGGGCGCTGGTGATGCCGGCGGACAAGCGCAACAAGCTGCGGCGCCGGCACCGCGACCCGATCGACGATGCCGGCCGCTGGTCGCTCACGCGACGGCAGCGGCCGCACGAACCGGCGCCCGGCGCGCTGGCGGCGCCGCACGTCGAGCACGTTGCGCGCGTGCTGCTGCGCCGCTACGGCGTGGTGTTCCGCAAGCTCCTGGAGCGCGAGGAAGGCCTGCCCCCCTGGCGCGAGCTGTACTACGTGCTGCGCCGGCTGGAGGCACGCGGCGAAGTGCACGGCGGCCGCTTCGTCAGCGGCTTCTCCGGCGAGCAGTTCGCGCTGCCCGCGGCGGCCGCGGCCCTGCGCACGGCGGCGAAGTCACCGGGCCACGAGCGCGTGGCCCTCTCGGCGGTCGATCCGCTGAACCTGGCGGGCATCCTCACGCCCGGCGAGAAGGTGCCGCGGCTGCCGGGCAACCGGCTGCTGTTCGAAGGCGGGGTGCCGATCGCCACGCAGAGCGGCGGCGAGATCCGCTTCCTGCAGGAACTGGTGCCCAGCCAGCAGTGGGAGCTGCGGAATCTGTTGATCCGCCGACAGAACCCGGCAAGCTACGTGGTGCCACCTGGCGGGACCTCGGCGAAGCACAGCGAGCCGCGCGACGCGACCGCCATCGACTCGCCGCGCCACTGA